DNA sequence from the Nodosilinea sp. FACHB-141 genome:
TGGTGGTAGCTAGCCCCGTAGTGTGTTAGTGATCGCACAACTCCTCTGAGGATTTTTTTATTCTCGATTTCTTTCCTTTTTATACTTTCAATTCCGCTCTTTTGACATTCAATCACTACCTGCGTTCTCTCCCCTCTTTCCCTCTCTCTTCCTTTTCACTCCTTTTCACTCCTTTACCCCTCGTCTTCACGCTTTTTATTTGTCTTCCTCCATGATTCCCCTTGTTCTCCCACTTTGTTGCCTGTCCACACCTCTCCCTTTTTATTCACCCTAGTCTTCCATATACTGTCCTTCTTTTGCTCCCTTGCTAATGCGAATTCTGCATCTAATAGGAGATTCATTATCTCATTAACGTCCTCCTCGTAATTCGTCCATGTCCCTCCCTGTCGTTCTCCTTTTGCTCTACTTATATCGCCTTTTTGCTCCTCATCGTCTAGCGGGTCTTTTCCTCTTTTTGGTTTTCCTATAATCTCCACAATCTTTTTATCTACCTGATAGTAGATCGCAGAGATTTCATTCAACGATCCATCTTCGTTATATACCGGATCAATGTCACTTTCTCCCTTCTTGCCCTGTGGCGATGCTTCCTTTTTTTTATGTGCCGGATCGTCTGTACGTTTTTTACCTTCCGGCCCCCATACCAAATTTGAGCGCAAACTGAACAAACTATTTCTATTTTTTTGATCGTTTAAACCGTTGTCGCCTACTTCTGTTTCTTCCCTTGAAAATATCTTTTTATATGCTTCCTGGCCTTCTGTTTCTAGTAGTTGGTAAAAACTTTCAATTTTTGTTCGGGATAAAATATGGTGGATGTCGTCTGCAATTCCCCGCTTACGCATTCTCTCTAGTTCTATTACATGTTGTAAATGTTCATACTCTTCTCGCTCCGCTGGCGATATATATTCCCATAACTCATCTATCGCTGCATCACCATCTCTCTTCGGGTCTTCGACCTCTCGCATTGTTGCCAGTGCCTGGCCTCTAATCGCTGCTATTCGTTTATTTACCTTTTCAAGTTCCTGTTGATTTTGTTTTCGTGCTTCGTTTTCTAAAGTTTCAGATTTCCATCGTTGGATGATCGGGCTAACTACATGTTGAGTTCGCCCTTTGTTTGCTTCTGTTGTTTTCGTGCCGTCTATCCCCATTCTTTTTGTTGGGGTTTTAGGTTGCTTGTACTCTTCTGCTTTTTCTGCCATCCGGTCCGCCTCCCCTTCTAAAATGCGGTCTTCATTTATCTGTTCCCCCTTCATCTGCTTTGTCGGTTTTACCCTTCCCTGCTTCTGTTGGACAACGTGCCATGCTTCGTGGAGTAAATGTTTCTCTTGTCCAGGAGCTACATGAATCTCTGTCCCTTGGGTGTAAGCTAGTGCCTGTAACGGGGCAGGTTTGGGCGAATTGTAATGAACTCTGATATCATCAAGGGAATATCCCGATAGATTTTCTACCCCGACTTTTAGATTATCTGGTAATCCTGTTTTATTGGGGATTTCTACTTCTTGCTCATACCTATCCCCAGCCGCCCCGATCGTCAGCTTTGCCTGAATTGGAAACTGCGACGATGCTACTCCTAACTCTCCTGACAACCCCGAAAATTGCGGTCGTTGAGAGATGTCATGAATCTGCTCAATTGCAGCACTGTCTTCCGGTTGTTTTGCCAACCGCGAAGCAGACATCGGTCCTCCCAGCGTTCTCGCTGCTGCGTGCCTCTTTCCCCGGCTCTGGTGCAAAACTCTCATCATTACAGCCCTCGATAAAAGTGACTAAATTTTGGTGACTGAGGTGATGGCTGAGCTCCGGGTTGAGCACCACCCCGATAAAACGTTCATCGGCATGATTAGGCGAGGATTCGATTTTTTGGGTATTGGTTACTCCGGAGGGATTGGGGATTGCACTGAAGACAGTGGAAAGGTTTGCTGAACGGGTTTCTCAGCTTTATGAGTAAGGTGCGGGGGAGAAGCGCATTGAGGAATACGTTCGGCGTTGGTGGCGGTGGGTGAAGAGTGGGGTTGATTCGTACTTCGGTGATGGCAGTTGTCGGTTAGGGTGCGGGGTATGCTGCCGCTTATGCGACCGATATGCACAAGTGATCACTCTCTTTCCCTCTGGGTTGGTGCGTTACTTCGATAACGCACACCAAAAAAAGCCAACCGCTTTAAAAGGTGATTGATCGCACTCGGATAGATACTTTTTACGCCTTGTACACTCGGTTCTTAATACCCCCGTCCTGCTACACTGCTACTTACCTCTCTTTCGCTATTCTCCCATCACGTAATCTTCATCAAATTCTTGTGGTACCGCCGACTTTCTAACTCCTACCATGGGCTTGAATACATGGGCGTAGAAGTCGTACTCAAACTTGCTCATCATCTCCTGCTCGTTCTGCACCGTCAAGCTCGTTTTCTTTGCCTCATGCTGTATCGTTAATACGATCTTCTCCGCAACCCATAAGTACTTTCCTCTTCCGTCTGGCGTTAGCGTCGCTTTCGCGGTGACATTTACCGGGTTGTGGGCGAAGATACCTTGCTGTGAACAGTATTCCACGATCGTTTTCTCCAGGGGAATCATCTGCGTGTTCATGTCATATGTTCCTGCCACCAGATTCCCCACCTTGTTCGCGCCTCCTATGGCGCTTCCCACCAGATGCAGCCACTCCCATGTATTATTCTCTGCATCCTCTATTCCTACAGTCCTCGCATAATTGTATGCTGACATTCCGCCCATCGCGACGTCCCTAGTCACTGACTCATCGCCCCGTCTGCATGGCGCAGTAAGCTGCAACATACTCGTCACTTCGCGACTATCACTTTCCTTGATCGCTGGTTTCCCAGTACCTGCGGCCGCGTTTTCACGGACACCTCTCATGGCCGTTCGTTTTCCATAGTACCTAGTCATGGCTAGCATTGGCTGGTCGAGCAACAATTCTAGTCCCTTGAACTTGTCCGCATGTACCTTCTTTACATCTGCCTCTTTCTCACTCGGATATGCCCAGATATCATTGTCCTCTGCCAGATTCCTTATCATGGCATCGTCTGAGAACACAAACCCCACGCCGTTCGATACCGCTCGGCTCCGCACATTGAAATTTTTCGTTTCGCTCCCTAGCTCGGCCAATCTGGCCAACGCGTCCTTTTTCAGCTTTTCTGCTCCCCCAGCTTCGTTCCCATAATCTATAACGTAATAGCCTTTCCCTGTTTCCAGATAGTTTATTAATCCTTCTAACTGTTCTTTTCCTAACGACTCGAAGCGCACCTCCCTCGACATGTCCCCCGCCTGGATGCGCCGTGTGCACTGCACCTTAGCGCTCACCCTGGCTTGCATGCTCTCCTTCCGTCCATCTGCCCCCTTGTTCTGTACCTCTTCTCCGCTTTGCTGCACCACATGAGTCAACTCATGGGCAATTAACTCCTGCCCCCCTTTACTCCCCGGATCATACGCCCCCTGCCGGAAGAACACATCCTGCCTCGTCGTAAATGCCCTCGCCTGAATCGACCGATTCAACTTGTCTGCCTTTGTATCTGTATGAACCTTCACCCCACTAAAATCCGCCCCCATTGCCTGCCCCATTGACTGTTGCAGACCTGCATCTAAAGCCTTGCCATTTCCTTTAGCACTATTTATATCCTTGTCCAGATCCATTGAAGCTTCCCCTATTGCGATCTCGTCCATTCGTAATAGTGAGCTATTCTCTGGTTTTGCCTGAATTTCTTCCTCTTCCGGGGCTTCGGTTCGCTGTACAGACTGACCCTGAGATGGTTGGGGAGAAACGGGGGCATTAATTTGTTGTACCACCTGGGATGCTACCCGATCAGCTTCCTGTTCGTACTTGTCATTCGGTTGACCGATTGTCAGCTTTGCCTGAATTGGAAACAGCGACGATGCTCCCCCCAACTCACCCGATAACCCCAAAAACTGGGGTCGTTGAGAGATGTCATAAATCGGCTCAATTGCAACACTGTCCTCGGGCTGTTTTGCTACCCGCGAGGCAGCTGTCGTTCTTCCTAGCGTTCTCGCTGCTGCGTGTCCCTTTAACCGGCTCTGGTGCAAAACTCCCGTCATTACAGCCCTCAATAAAGGTGACTAAAAACTGCCCCGCCCCATAGCGGCAATCTTTCCAATCTTAGGTTCGAGCGCCCCAGCAAAAACAAAGATTCGCTAAACTTCTAAGCCGTTTTCACTTTGCTCGTTGTTACAATCTTCAACTGGTTGCCATAGGAACTTTGCATCATATCCCCCTGCACCAGTACCTTCTTTTGCAACTTGGTACTCTTTGCCGTCAGCTTCACCGTTTCCTGCCCCGTTACCGGCACTGGTGGTCCAGAAGGGGGAGTCTGAACCCCCGTAAACATAAACTTGCATTCCGCCTCATAAATCACAGATTGCCCCCCCACCTTCAGCTTGGGGTATGCCTTCACCTGTACTGGCAAGGCCGTCCAGGCCCCAGTCTGTGCAGGTGAGTAGGGCATTGCACCTGGTACAGCAACCACGGTTCCTTGAAGAGCGATCGCCTTTCCCATGATTTGAACCTTTTACTGAAGCCAGTTGTTTATCCTCGACACCTGCACTGGCGATACCCAAGCTATTGCATCGAAATCAGCCCTCACTATACTCACGGTGAGACAAAACTATGTCAGGATGAAACGAAAGTTTTAGTCTAGCCTGCAAACTTCATCAACCACAACTCGTATAATGACGTCTGTTTTCAAGTCGCCTCTAGACGAGTTGCTGCCTGCTCTCCATGTGCTCGACGGTCTGCTAGAGCGCAGCTCACAGTTGGCAGAAGCTTTGCACAGCGGCGGAGAAAGAGCAGCAACGCCGCAGAATGCAGGCAGTCTCCGTCAACCTGAACTCGCCCTTCCTCCTGGCTATCCCCGCTATAGCCCCGCACAATCTACTGAAATGCCATCGAGTCAAATCCAGCCTTCCTCCCGGCTAGGGTTGCTGCAACAGCAGTTTGACTTACCTATATTTGACCTGGACGTAATCCTGATTGCTCTAGCTCCAGAACTCGATCGCCGCTATGAGCAAATCTACGCCTATTTACAGCAGGATGGGCGCAGCGTTCGGCCCAGCGTTAACCTGGTGCTGAATTTGCTATGTGCGGATGCAGCGGAGAAACTACAACGGCGATCGCATTTTGCCCCCATTGCCCCATTGCGGCATAATGATCTGCTGCAACTTTCCCCACCCCAACCCACCAACCAGTCTTCCCTGCTGGCGCAGGAGATTAGCCTTGACCCAGCGATCGTTCGCTATCTCCTGCATGAAACGGGATTAGATGCCGACTTCAGCCCCAGTCGTTCACTCATTCTGGCAACGGTTCCCGCAGAACAGACAGACTTACCTGCCCCCCTGGTGCAGCAAATCAGTGCCATTGCTCAAAACTCTTCCTCTACCCAACCGATCCGGCTCTACCTACAAGGTCCCGATGCCGTCACATCTCATCAATTTGCTCAGGTACTTGCCCACCAATTAAGTCGTCCCTTACTAATCGTCGATTTAGATGACTTGATTCGGCAACCAGAACAATTTCGGCAACGGTTAAAGCGACTAGGACGAAATGCCTGGTTGCAAAACACAGTTCTCTATCTGCACTCAGTTGATAGCCTGCATCAAGACACCACTAACCATTTGTATCCCTTCTTAATCAATCTCCTGGCAGAGACTAATGCCCCCATCGTCGTTGCGGGTCGTCAATCCTGGCAGCCTTCCGCCGATTGGGGTTTAGGCATAGTGACAATTTCCCTCACGGTTCCGGGCTTTGGCGATCGCCTTAAATGCTGGAAGACCCGTTTAGCCAGCGTAGGACTAACGGTTGAGCAAGGCACCATTGAGGCTCTAGCCGATCGCTTTCAGCTAACTCCCACACAAATTCAAGGTGCGATCGCCACTACTCAAAACCAGCTAGCTTATGAACTGGAGCCTGCATCAATCGAGGCAGTGTTGTTTCAGGCTGCCCGGAATCAGTCGGGCCACCATCTCAACAGGTTGACCCAGCCTATTCAGCCCCGCTATGTTTGGTCAGATTTGGTGCTGCCAGCGGTGCAGTTTGAGCAGCTTCAAGAAGTCTGTACCCATCTACAACATCGGCACACTGTATTTGAAACCTGGGGCTTTGATCACAAACTATCCCTAGGAAAAGGCGTTAACGCCCTATTTGCCGGGCCTTCGGGTACAGGTAAGACAATGGCAGCAGAAGTCATCGCCAAATCCCTGCAACTCGACCTTTACCGTATCGATCTGTCCCAAGTCGTAAGTAAATACATCGGTGAAACCGAAAAAAACCTCAGCCAAATCTTCACGGCTGCAGCAAGCACCAATGCTATTCTTCTATTTGATGAAGCCGATTCTTTGTTTGGCAAACGCACTGAAATCAAAGACTCCCACGATCGCTATGCCAACATCGAAGTGGGCTACTTATTGCAGCAAATGGAAGCCTATGAAGGCTTAGCCATTCTCACGACAAATCTGAAGAGTAATCTAGACGAGGCCTTTATCCGACGTTTGCGGTTCATCATAGACTTTCCTCTTCCATCGGTTCAAGAACGGTACCGAATTTGGCAGCATATTTGGCCTCAGTCTCTACCCCTCGACTCAGAAATCAATTGGATTGTTGTGGCTAAACAGTTTGATCTGACTGGAGGAAACATTCGCAACATTGCCTTGGCGACTGCATTTCTAGCCGCTAACGAAGGAGACAAAGTAACCATTTCCCATATCCAACAGGCGATCCGCCGCGAGTATCAAAAGATGGGCAAACCGATGACGAATGAAGCTTTTGAAGATTTATCTTGAGTAGGCATCAAATATTAAGATCCAAACCTAGCAAACAACATTGACAAGTTCAGGATAATATTAAGAAATGTGAAAAATTGCCTAGATTTTATAACCCTTTGAATCTCGGATTTTTATTTATTTCGGTATATAATCGAGGGGGTTTGAATAGACACAAGTATTTCTTGGCTAGCAATAGCTTTCTACCTAGATTTAAGCTTATTTACATATAGACATTTAAAATGCTTCATGATCTAGATCTGACGATCGAAGAACTTCTAAAGATTGAATTGCCAGATCGATTTGGAGATAGTGTTTCTACAACGCCGATAGCAGTCACTTTCGTGACACCTAGTCCAGAATTTATAGTTACGCTTCCAGCACTCAATTTATTTCTTTACGATATTCGACAAAACCAGGAACTCCGCAGTAGCAGTTGGTCTGTGGCTCGACAAAGCGATGGAACAGCAACGCGAGAACCCCCCCTGGTACGAATCGACTGTTCATATCTAATCACGATGTGGACGAGTGATTCTAAAGATTTCGCAACAGAGCACCAGATTTTGGGCGAGGTAATACAAGCATTGATGAATAACTTTACATTGCCGCCAACTGTATTGCAGGGAAGACTGGTGGGCAGCGATTTGCCTTTGAGGGCGTCGGTGTTGGAACAAGCAAAGTTGCAAAGCTTAGGTGAGTTTTGGCAGGCCATGGGAGGGAAGCCTAAAGCAACCCTTAACTACACTGTCACTATTCCCATGACTGTAAATACAGAGATACAAAATCTGCCATTGGTGACGAATTTTCAGGTTTCGGTGGAAAGTAATGACTAAAACACTGCCAATTAGTCCTCCTATTCATCATCGAGTTACAATTTGCGGTAGAGTTTCGATTGGGTTCAAGTTGCAGGATGAGGATAATTGGACACTTCTACCCCAACCAGTCCGACAAGCTCAAGTAGAAGCTATTAGCGCGCCTCCAACTTTTCAGCGTCAGTTATCTCTCAAGTCTCTCAGCCACGGACCGAACTGGGGCTCTTTATCCGATCGCCCCGATCGCACTCATGCCGCAGAAGATGGCTCCTTTTACTTCATAGATTTACCCCCCCGGCAAGTACGCACTAAAGGCAACTTGTCCTCGACAGTCAACTTGTCTTCAAGGAGTTGAAGCAGATGTGAAGATCGACAATGAAGAAAAATTAGAGTGGAAAGAGTTAATACTGGCCACCACTGGTATCGTAGGTTAGGTCAAGACTAAATCATCAAATCCAAATGAGTTTGTTCCAGTATTGCACGCACGAGTTCAGGTTGTGAATGGCAGCGAACAGACGCGATGCGATGGCAAAGGCGACTTCCAACTTCTGAACTTAGAAGCTCCAGAGCCCCCTCCTGCCCGCAACCTTCAACTTCAGATTTCTGCTCCTGGATATAACACTTGCACACAGAATGTTGATCTTTTGCGAGGCGCTGTTTACTCCTTGCCTGGTATTCAACTCACCAAAAAAGTGCCAGCCAAAGTCAATGGTACTCCAGCCTAATTATTACTTGAGGAATCACCCACAATGACGACTTATCTCTCCCCTGGTATCTACGTTAAAGAAGTATCGTCTGGTGCTGTCTCGATCGCCGGAGTGGGCACCAGTACTGCGGGTTTTATTGGCGTTCTTGACTCTGCTGACTCTCCAGATTCAAATCCTACTGTCCCAAGAGGCTCAGGCGATAGTAATCCTTCACCTGAGCCTCTTGGGACAGATAAGCCCACTCCAGTCAGTTCTGGAGGGGCTGAAGTCACAGCCAAGGGTAGTGCTATTGAGCGAAAGTCCTTTACCTTTGACGTAAAATCTCCCTTCGGGGGTGAGACATCAAAGTATACATTCTTTCCGGAGGGCGACGAAAGGAACACTGCACCAAATTCTTTAGAGGTTGAAGGAGATTCGTTTAAGATTACGGATAAAACAGCGACTATTACATTCACAACAGCAATTCCTGCCGGGAAAAAGCTGCTAGCGACTTACACACTTCCATCTCAGCCTACACCTCCAGCTCCGCCTACACCTGCCCCGCAAACCTCAACAAATCCTAGATATGTATTGCAAAAGGTGATTGGCGAAGTCGTTGGTAAGGGGGATGGCACAAAGACAAAATTTGCTCTCAGTCGCTACCCGGTTGGTAACCAAGGTGTAGCTGTCACAGTAGGAACAGGCAATCAGCCCACTGTCACAGTTAATAATGATCTGGAGAAGCAGGTTTCCACCATTACACTTAACTCGCCTCCTTCAGCTGATGCACAAATTACCGTCGATTACTATCCGCTATCCGTTGCTGGTGGAGAAGTGCAGTTGTGTACCAACTTTACCGAGTTCAAAAAGTCCTTTGGTGATTTTTCAACTGTTGAAGGACAATCCAATCTGGCTCATGCCGTTTATGGTTTTTTCCGGAATGGTGGTACCCGCTGTTTTGTAACTTGGGTTGCTACAAAAAACATTGACACTGCACTAGAAGACTTTGCCGCTATTGATGAAATTGCGATTGTGGCGGCTCCTGGCTCTACTGATCTAGCAACATTAGGAAAGCTCTCTGATCATTGCCAGGCTCTGGGCGATCGCGTCGCCATCTTCGATGCTCTCCGGGTTTTGAAATCTGCAGAACCTGGTCAAGATGGGAATCCAGGGGAATCTGGTTACGCTGCACTCTACTACCCCTGGATTCAAGTTCTTGACCCTGCTACGAATCAAAATAAGTATGTCCCACCTAGCGGTCATATTGCTGGAGTTTATGCCCGAGTGGATGCTCAGCGGGGTGTTCACAAAGCTCCTGCCAATGAAGTCGTTCTAGGAGCTATTGGCTTAGAGACTGCTCTCACCCGCGCTAAACAAGATGGGCTAAATCCTAAAGGGGTAAACTGCATTCGCAATCTCAATGGCAACATTACGGTTTGGGGTGCTCGCACTTGGGGAGGCGATGACAACGGTGAGTTTAAATACATCAACATTCGGCGTTTGTTTAACTACCTGCGAGAATCGATTGACGAAGGGACTCAATGGGTGGTTTTTGAGCCAAATAGTCCTGAACTCTGGGCCAGGGTTCGTCGCAGCGTCACGGCATTTTTGACGATGGTTTGGCGCAGTGGAGCCTTGTTTGGTGCAACACCGGAAGAAGCCTTTTTTGTGCAGTGCGATGCAGAAACCAATCCACCGGAAGCACGGGATGCAGGGCAACTGAACGTCAAGATTGGAGTTGCCGTAGTTAAGCCTGCCGAATTTGTCATTTTTGAGCTGAGTCAGTGGTCTGGAGGGAAGTAATGCAAACCGAACTTCCTTCGCTACCAGGGCTTTACTGGCAGGATGTATTTCCACCTAAACCCGTTCTGCCCCTAACAGGAGTACCTGCTTTTTTAGGGGTATGCCTTCAAAAAGACGGGAAATCTGTATATGAGGTCAATCAGCCGCAGGTTTTTCATCTTTGGACTCAGTTTCAAGAAAAATTTGGGCCTGAAACACCGGGCAGTTACATAGCCGCCGCAGTACGAGGCTTTTTTGAAAACGGTGGCCGTGATTGCATTGTGGTCTGGCTAGACATATCAAAGGAAGCACTGGAAAAATGTTTAACGGCAGATTCTGTTATAGACCCAGCAGACCTGCTCTGTGCACCAGATATTAAGGAAGCACTGGAAAAAGTTAAGGAAGCACTGGAAAAATGTTTAACGGCAGATTCTGTTATGGACACAGCAGACCTGATCTGTGCACCAGATATTACTGATCAGAAAATACAAGCCAAAATCTTAGAGCATTGTGCAAAGATGGGCGATCGCTTCGCCATTCTGGATACGCCTTACTCATCTGATTTAGCAACCCTGAAGGCAAATGGAGAAGAGCTAAAAAAAAGACCTGATAATGACTACGGAGCCATCTATGGTCCCTGGCTCAAAACACCACACAGAGAAGACGCTGTACCGCCCTGTGGTCATGTAGCGGGAGTGTATGCAGCCTGCGATCGCGCCAATACTCCCCGTGCTCCTGCCAACATTGCCTTGGAAGGAGTCTTAGATGTTGCAGCCTTATCCCGAGAGCAACAAACTCAGTTAGCCCAACTTTCTGAGACTCCAATTAATGGCATTCGCAGTCTGCGAGGACGGGGAGTGCGTATTTGGGGTGCCCGCACGCTGAGTTCTGATCCTCAATGGCGCTATGTGAATGTGCGCCGATTGGCGATCACCATCCACCGTTGGATTGCCCTCAATTTGGCGGATGTTGCCTTTGAGACAAACGACTTTCGCCTATGGGTACGAATCGAGCGAGAGTTAAATGCCTATCTGCAAACTCTATGGCAGCAAGGGCATCTCCAGGGCGCAACACCTGATGAAGCCTTTAGAGTACGCTGCAATGGAGAGACAAATCCTCTAGAAATGCGCGATCGCGGTGAACTCATAACATTCATTGAATTTGCTCCAACAATTCCTAATGAATTTATTCAACTGCGGCTGATTCACGGTGACACAGGGGTTGCGATCGCTGCCTCTTGACCGGTTTTTCTAATCTCAAAATTTAAGGAGACCAACAATGCCGAATGCTAAAGCTCCGCATCAGCCTGATCCCTACATGGGGTATAACTTCTTCGTGGAATGGAACGGTATTATTCATGCGGGATTCCGAGAGTGTAGCGGCTTAGCAGCCACCCGCACCTCCCACGACTATCGAGAAGGCACTGACCCATCTACGATGCGAAAGCTTGGAGGAATGAAGACCTACCCCAATATCACCCTGCGTCGCGGGACTACCAATAATCGGGAGCTATGGGACTGGTGGCAAACCAACGCCGAAGGAGTTGAAATGCGTCGGGATATTTCTATTGTGATGCTTGACCATACCGGGGAGGAAAAAATTCGCTGGAATCTGACCCATTGCTGGCCCACCACCTGGACTGCACCTGGATTTAATGCCACCTCTGAAGAAGTGGCGATCGAAGCTTTGGAGCTGGTGCATGAAGGCTTAACCGTTGATACATGGTCGTAATGTCTATGCAAGAGGCTGTGCAACCAACAATGCAGCAAACTGAATTTCCCTTCGTGCTACCCCAGGGTTATGTCGATAGTGAAGGCACGCTGCACCGAGAAGGAATCATGCGTCTGTCTACGGCCTACGATGAAATTGCCCCGATGCGCGATCCGAGAGTGCAGTCCAACCCTGGTTACCTGGTTATTATTCTGCTATCGCGGGTGATTACCCAATTGGGAACAGTGCATCCCATTACGCCCAAACTGATTGAAGGTTTGTTCTCGGGCGACCTAATTTTCTTGCAAGACTTTTATCAACGAATTAACCAAAACGGTCA
Encoded proteins:
- a CDS encoding DUF4157 domain-containing protein gives rise to the protein MSASRLAKQPEDSAAIEQIHDISQRPQFSGLSGELGVASSQFPIQAKLTIGAAGDRYEQEVEIPNKTGLPDNLKVGVENLSGYSLDDIRVHYNSPKPAPLQALAYTQGTEIHVAPGQEKHLLHEAWHVVQQKQGRVKPTKQMKGEQINEDRILEGEADRMAEKAEEYKQPKTPTKRMGIDGTKTTEANKGRTQHVVSPIIQRWKSETLENEARKQNQQELEKVNKRIAAIRGQALATMREVEDPKRDGDAAIDELWEYISPAEREEYEHLQHVIELERMRKRGIADDIHHILSRTKIESFYQLLETEGQEAYKKIFSREETEVGDNGLNDQKNRNSLFSLRSNLVWGPEGKKRTDDPAHKKKEASPQGKKGESDIDPVYNEDGSLNEISAIYYQVDKKIVEIIGKPKRGKDPLDDEEQKGDISRAKGERQGGTWTNYEEDVNEIMNLLLDAEFALAREQKKDSIWKTRVNKKGEVWTGNKVGEQGESWRKTNKKREDEG
- a CDS encoding DUF4157 domain-containing protein, which produces MTGVLHQSRLKGHAAARTLGRTTAASRVAKQPEDSVAIEPIYDISQRPQFLGLSGELGGASSLFPIQAKLTIGQPNDKYEQEADRVASQVVQQINAPVSPQPSQGQSVQRTEAPEEEEIQAKPENSSLLRMDEIAIGEASMDLDKDINSAKGNGKALDAGLQQSMGQAMGADFSGVKVHTDTKADKLNRSIQARAFTTRQDVFFRQGAYDPGSKGGQELIAHELTHVVQQSGEEVQNKGADGRKESMQARVSAKVQCTRRIQAGDMSREVRFESLGKEQLEGLINYLETGKGYYVIDYGNEAGGAEKLKKDALARLAELGSETKNFNVRSRAVSNGVGFVFSDDAMIRNLAEDNDIWAYPSEKEADVKKVHADKFKGLELLLDQPMLAMTRYYGKRTAMRGVRENAAAGTGKPAIKESDSREVTSMLQLTAPCRRGDESVTRDVAMGGMSAYNYARTVGIEDAENNTWEWLHLVGSAIGGANKVGNLVAGTYDMNTQMIPLEKTIVEYCSQQGIFAHNPVNVTAKATLTPDGRGKYLWVAEKIVLTIQHEAKKTSLTVQNEQEMMSKFEYDFYAHVFKPMVGVRKSAVPQEFDEDYVMGE
- a CDS encoding ATP-binding protein, which produces MTSVFKSPLDELLPALHVLDGLLERSSQLAEALHSGGERAATPQNAGSLRQPELALPPGYPRYSPAQSTEMPSSQIQPSSRLGLLQQQFDLPIFDLDVILIALAPELDRRYEQIYAYLQQDGRSVRPSVNLVLNLLCADAAEKLQRRSHFAPIAPLRHNDLLQLSPPQPTNQSSLLAQEISLDPAIVRYLLHETGLDADFSPSRSLILATVPAEQTDLPAPLVQQISAIAQNSSSTQPIRLYLQGPDAVTSHQFAQVLAHQLSRPLLIVDLDDLIRQPEQFRQRLKRLGRNAWLQNTVLYLHSVDSLHQDTTNHLYPFLINLLAETNAPIVVAGRQSWQPSADWGLGIVTISLTVPGFGDRLKCWKTRLASVGLTVEQGTIEALADRFQLTPTQIQGAIATTQNQLAYELEPASIEAVLFQAARNQSGHHLNRLTQPIQPRYVWSDLVLPAVQFEQLQEVCTHLQHRHTVFETWGFDHKLSLGKGVNALFAGPSGTGKTMAAEVIAKSLQLDLYRIDLSQVVSKYIGETEKNLSQIFTAAASTNAILLFDEADSLFGKRTEIKDSHDRYANIEVGYLLQQMEAYEGLAILTTNLKSNLDEAFIRRLRFIIDFPLPSVQERYRIWQHIWPQSLPLDSEINWIVVAKQFDLTGGNIRNIALATAFLAANEGDKVTISHIQQAIRREYQKMGKPMTNEAFEDLS
- a CDS encoding DUF4255 domain-containing protein produces the protein MLHDLDLTIEELLKIELPDRFGDSVSTTPIAVTFVTPSPEFIVTLPALNLFLYDIRQNQELRSSSWSVARQSDGTATREPPLVRIDCSYLITMWTSDSKDFATEHQILGEVIQALMNNFTLPPTVLQGRLVGSDLPLRASVLEQAKLQSLGEFWQAMGGKPKATLNYTVTIPMTVNTEIQNLPLVTNFQVSVESND
- a CDS encoding phage tail sheath C-terminal domain-containing protein; the protein is MTTYLSPGIYVKEVSSGAVSIAGVGTSTAGFIGVLDSADSPDSNPTVPRGSGDSNPSPEPLGTDKPTPVSSGGAEVTAKGSAIERKSFTFDVKSPFGGETSKYTFFPEGDERNTAPNSLEVEGDSFKITDKTATITFTTAIPAGKKLLATYTLPSQPTPPAPPTPAPQTSTNPRYVLQKVIGEVVGKGDGTKTKFALSRYPVGNQGVAVTVGTGNQPTVTVNNDLEKQVSTITLNSPPSADAQITVDYYPLSVAGGEVQLCTNFTEFKKSFGDFSTVEGQSNLAHAVYGFFRNGGTRCFVTWVATKNIDTALEDFAAIDEIAIVAAPGSTDLATLGKLSDHCQALGDRVAIFDALRVLKSAEPGQDGNPGESGYAALYYPWIQVLDPATNQNKYVPPSGHIAGVYARVDAQRGVHKAPANEVVLGAIGLETALTRAKQDGLNPKGVNCIRNLNGNITVWGARTWGGDDNGEFKYINIRRLFNYLRESIDEGTQWVVFEPNSPELWARVRRSVTAFLTMVWRSGALFGATPEEAFFVQCDAETNPPEARDAGQLNVKIGVAVVKPAEFVIFELSQWSGGK
- a CDS encoding phage tail sheath subtilisin-like domain-containing protein, encoding MQTELPSLPGLYWQDVFPPKPVLPLTGVPAFLGVCLQKDGKSVYEVNQPQVFHLWTQFQEKFGPETPGSYIAAAVRGFFENGGRDCIVVWLDISKEALEKCLTADSVIDPADLLCAPDIKEALEKVKEALEKCLTADSVMDTADLICAPDITDQKIQAKILEHCAKMGDRFAILDTPYSSDLATLKANGEELKKRPDNDYGAIYGPWLKTPHREDAVPPCGHVAGVYAACDRANTPRAPANIALEGVLDVAALSREQQTQLAQLSETPINGIRSLRGRGVRIWGARTLSSDPQWRYVNVRRLAITIHRWIALNLADVAFETNDFRLWVRIERELNAYLQTLWQQGHLQGATPDEAFRVRCNGETNPLEMRDRGELITFIEFAPTIPNEFIQLRLIHGDTGVAIAAS
- a CDS encoding phage tail protein: MPNAKAPHQPDPYMGYNFFVEWNGIIHAGFRECSGLAATRTSHDYREGTDPSTMRKLGGMKTYPNITLRRGTTNNRELWDWWQTNAEGVEMRRDISIVMLDHTGEEKIRWNLTHCWPTTWTAPGFNATSEEVAIEALELVHEGLTVDTWS
- a CDS encoding phage tail assembly protein, which produces MQQTEFPFVLPQGYVDSEGTLHREGIMRLSTAYDEIAPMRDPRVQSNPGYLVIILLSRVITQLGTVHPITPKLIEGLFSGDLIFLQDFYQRINQNGHSRLQVTCPHCQGEFQVETVPLGES